A genomic segment from Stenotrophomonas maltophilia encodes:
- the hemW gene encoding radical SAM family heme chaperone HemW, whose amino-acid sequence MPHAHDHCNHLPGEACSADHDSPPRLVPPPLSLYVHLPWCVRKCPYCDFNSHQAKGELPFDAYIDALLRDLDQDLPLVWGRVVHSVFFGGGTPSLFPPEAIDRFLQQASARLRFAPNAEITLETNPGTAEHGRFDRYRAAGVNRLSFGIQSFDDAMLKRLGRIHDSGEAERAVKMAQDAGYDNFNIDLMYALPEQTLAGAEADLERAFALQPAHISHYQLTLEPNTVFFARPPQGIPDEDNAWDMQEHCQALLAQAGFGQYEVSAYARPGRQSAHNLNYWRFGDYLGIGAGAHGKISSGAEEHVLRRWKLKHPQAYLDSAGTPASFGGDDVIAAERLPFEYMLNLLRLHEGFGLRDFESRTGLSRSVLDAPLAEAVQRGWLEVTDGHVQPTELGRRFTNDVVSLFLED is encoded by the coding sequence ATGCCGCACGCCCACGACCACTGCAACCACCTGCCCGGCGAAGCCTGCTCCGCTGACCACGACAGCCCGCCGCGACTGGTGCCACCACCGCTGTCGCTGTACGTGCACCTGCCGTGGTGCGTGCGCAAATGCCCGTACTGCGATTTCAATTCGCACCAGGCCAAGGGCGAGCTGCCGTTCGATGCCTACATCGACGCCCTGCTGCGCGACCTGGACCAGGACCTGCCGCTGGTCTGGGGCCGGGTGGTGCACAGCGTGTTCTTCGGCGGCGGTACCCCCAGCCTGTTCCCGCCGGAAGCGATCGACCGCTTCCTGCAGCAGGCCAGTGCGCGCCTGCGCTTCGCACCCAATGCCGAAATCACCCTGGAAACCAACCCGGGCACGGCCGAGCATGGCCGTTTCGACCGCTACCGCGCGGCCGGCGTGAACCGCCTCAGCTTCGGCATCCAGAGTTTCGACGACGCCATGCTCAAGCGCCTGGGCCGCATCCACGACAGTGGCGAAGCCGAGCGCGCGGTGAAGATGGCGCAGGACGCGGGCTACGACAACTTCAACATCGACCTGATGTACGCGCTGCCGGAACAGACCCTGGCCGGTGCCGAGGCTGATCTGGAACGTGCGTTCGCGCTGCAGCCTGCGCACATCTCGCACTACCAGCTGACCCTGGAACCGAACACGGTGTTCTTCGCGCGGCCGCCGCAGGGCATTCCCGATGAAGACAACGCCTGGGACATGCAGGAACATTGCCAGGCGCTGCTGGCGCAGGCCGGTTTCGGCCAGTACGAGGTCAGCGCCTACGCGCGCCCCGGCCGGCAGAGTGCGCACAACCTGAACTACTGGCGTTTCGGCGATTACCTGGGCATCGGTGCCGGCGCGCACGGCAAGATCAGCTCGGGCGCCGAGGAACACGTGCTGCGCCGCTGGAAGCTGAAGCACCCGCAGGCCTACCTGGACAGCGCCGGCACTCCGGCCTCGTTCGGTGGCGACGACGTGATCGCAGCCGAACGCCTGCCGTTCGAGTACATGCTCAACCTGCTGCGCCTGCACGAAGGTTTCGGCCTGCGCGATTTCGAGTCGCGCACGGGGCTGTCGCGCAGCGTGCTGGACGCACCGCTGGCCGAGGCCGTGCAGCGCGGCTGGCTGGAAGTCACGGATGGGCATGTGCAGCCGACCGAGCTGGGCCGCCGATTCACCAACGACGTGGTAAGCCTGTTCCTGGAAGATTGA
- the rdgB gene encoding RdgB/HAM1 family non-canonical purine NTP pyrophosphatase, with product MKKLVLASHNAGKLVEMQEILADLPLQITSAAELGLGDVEETGLTFVENALLKARAACEATGLPALADDSGLIVDALGGAPGLYSARYAGHPTNAAANNAKLLEAMADIPDGQRSARFYAVIVLLRHATDPQPLICEGRWEGQIIRELRGTNGFGYNPVFLDTTHGLTAAEMEPALKNAISHRAIALQQLKQQLATLY from the coding sequence ATGAAGAAACTGGTACTGGCCAGCCACAACGCCGGCAAGCTGGTGGAGATGCAGGAGATCCTCGCCGACCTGCCACTGCAGATCACCTCGGCCGCCGAACTGGGCCTGGGCGATGTGGAAGAGACCGGCCTGACCTTCGTCGAGAACGCGCTGCTGAAGGCACGCGCAGCCTGCGAAGCGACCGGCCTGCCGGCGCTGGCCGATGATTCGGGCCTGATCGTCGATGCCCTCGGCGGCGCGCCGGGCCTGTACAGCGCGCGCTATGCCGGCCACCCGACCAACGCCGCGGCCAACAACGCCAAACTGCTGGAGGCGATGGCCGACATCCCCGATGGCCAGCGTAGCGCCCGCTTCTATGCGGTGATCGTGCTGCTGCGCCACGCTACCGACCCGCAGCCGCTGATCTGCGAAGGCCGCTGGGAAGGGCAGATCATCCGCGAACTGCGTGGCACCAATGGTTTCGGCTACAACCCGGTGTTCCTGGACACCACCCACGGCCTGACCGCCGCGGAAATGGAGCCGGCGCTGAAGAACGCCATCAGCCACCGTGCCATTGCCCTGCAGCAGCTCAAGCAGCAGCTGGCGACGCTGTACTGA
- a CDS encoding EVE domain-containing protein has translation MTARKRYWLMKSEPDAFSIDDLAKVKVEPWNGVRNYQARNFMRDGMQVGDGILFYHSNTKVPGIVGLATVASPAYPDDTQFDPESDYHDPKSTRENPRWMLVDVGFDRKLKQVIALDEIKLHAEELGEGFPLVAKGNRLSVFPVTAAQWKLLLSLEKKS, from the coding sequence ATGACCGCCCGCAAGCGCTACTGGCTGATGAAGTCCGAACCGGACGCCTTCTCCATCGATGACCTCGCCAAGGTCAAGGTCGAACCCTGGAACGGGGTGCGCAACTACCAGGCGCGCAACTTCATGCGCGATGGCATGCAGGTCGGCGACGGCATCCTGTTCTACCACTCCAATACCAAGGTGCCCGGCATCGTCGGCCTGGCCACGGTCGCCAGCCCGGCCTACCCGGACGATACCCAGTTCGATCCCGAATCCGACTACCACGACCCCAAGAGCACGCGCGAGAACCCGCGCTGGATGCTGGTGGACGTGGGCTTCGACCGCAAGCTCAAGCAGGTGATCGCGCTGGACGAGATCAAGCTGCACGCCGAGGAGCTCGGTGAAGGCTTCCCGCTGGTTGCCAAGGGCAACCGCCTGTCGGTGTTCCCGGTGACCGCCGCGCAGTGGAAGCTGCTGCTGTCGCTGGAAAAGAAATCCTGA
- the pepQ gene encoding Xaa-Pro dipeptidase, whose amino-acid sequence MIQQDPGALYPDHLAVLCRRAEQALARGGFDHLVVPSGTLHYQVFDDRDYPYAVNPQFKAWLPLTRVPNSWIVFTPGKRPAVIFHQPFDYWHVVPDAPSGWWVEHFDIHIIRKPEEALALLPADPSRCAILGEPQSTLGSYVPNNPAPVVNYLEWHRGSKTPYEIALMRQAQVLGVRGHRAAEAAFRNGADEFSIHMAYCQAVGQDANELPYGNIVALNEHAAVLHYTELGRKAPQPLRSFLIDAGASAHGYASDITRTYAAQGHDEFAAMIAAVDAAQQQMCAAVRPGFDYKQLHVDAHLSLMGVLKDFGVIKVSPQTAVETGVSAAFFPHGIGHLIGLQVHDVAGFAASDEGGRIERPAGHPYLRLTRVLEPGMVVTIEPGLYFIDMLLNEVKDAGQGDAINWDRVDFFRPYGGIRIEDEVLCTEGEADNLTRPEFAAANG is encoded by the coding sequence ATGATCCAGCAAGACCCCGGCGCCCTGTATCCCGACCACCTGGCCGTGCTGTGCCGACGTGCCGAACAGGCGCTGGCCCGCGGCGGCTTCGATCACCTGGTGGTGCCCAGCGGCACCCTGCACTACCAGGTGTTCGACGATCGCGATTACCCGTACGCGGTCAATCCGCAGTTCAAGGCCTGGCTGCCGCTGACCCGCGTGCCCAACAGCTGGATCGTGTTCACCCCCGGCAAGCGCCCGGCGGTGATCTTCCACCAGCCCTTCGATTACTGGCACGTGGTGCCGGACGCACCGAGTGGCTGGTGGGTGGAGCACTTCGACATCCACATCATCCGCAAGCCCGAGGAGGCGCTTGCCCTGCTGCCGGCAGACCCGTCGCGCTGCGCGATCCTCGGCGAACCGCAGAGCACGCTGGGCAGCTACGTGCCGAACAACCCGGCACCGGTGGTGAACTACCTGGAATGGCACCGCGGCAGCAAGACGCCGTATGAAATCGCGCTGATGCGCCAGGCGCAGGTGCTGGGCGTGCGCGGCCACCGCGCCGCCGAAGCCGCGTTCCGCAACGGCGCCGACGAGTTCAGCATCCACATGGCGTACTGCCAAGCGGTGGGCCAGGACGCCAACGAGCTGCCCTACGGCAACATCGTGGCGCTGAATGAACATGCCGCCGTGCTGCATTACACCGAGCTGGGCCGCAAGGCACCGCAGCCGCTGCGCAGCTTCCTGATCGATGCCGGCGCCAGCGCGCACGGCTATGCCAGCGACATCACCCGCACCTACGCCGCGCAGGGCCACGACGAATTCGCAGCGATGATCGCCGCCGTCGACGCCGCCCAGCAGCAGATGTGCGCGGCGGTGCGCCCGGGCTTCGACTACAAGCAGCTGCACGTGGACGCACATCTTTCACTGATGGGCGTACTGAAGGACTTCGGCGTGATCAAAGTGTCGCCGCAGACCGCAGTTGAAACCGGCGTCAGCGCCGCGTTCTTCCCGCACGGCATCGGCCACCTGATCGGCCTGCAGGTGCACGACGTGGCCGGTTTCGCAGCCAGCGACGAGGGTGGCCGCATCGAGCGCCCGGCGGGCCATCCGTACCTGCGCCTGACCCGCGTACTGGAACCGGGCATGGTGGTGACCATCGAACCGGGCCTGTACTTCATCGACATGCTGTTGAACGAAGTGAAGGACGCCGGCCAGGGCGATGCGATCAACTGGGACCGCGTGGACTTCTTCCGTCCGTATGGCGGCATCCGCATCGAAGACGAGGTGCTGTGCACCGAGGGCGAAGCGGACAACCTGACGCGGCCGGAGTTTGCGGCGGCCAACGGCTGA
- a CDS encoding cell division protein ZapA: MSAEPVSVRILDREYTVGVGGDERDSLMAAARLLDARMREIRGSNRMAAVDRVAVLAALNLAHELQLLRDENARQAVALQQTLADLNRRLDRAIDGTP; the protein is encoded by the coding sequence ATGAGCGCCGAACCGGTCAGTGTCCGCATCCTCGATCGTGAATACACCGTGGGTGTCGGCGGCGACGAACGCGACAGCCTGATGGCTGCTGCGCGCCTGCTCGATGCGCGCATGCGCGAGATCCGCGGCAGCAACCGCATGGCCGCCGTGGACCGCGTCGCCGTGCTGGCCGCGCTGAACCTGGCCCATGAACTGCAGCTGCTGCGCGACGAGAACGCCCGCCAGGCAGTGGCACTGCAGCAGACGCTGGCCGACCTGAACCGGCGCCTGGACCGCGCGATCGACGGCACCCCATAG
- a CDS encoding aminopeptidase P N-terminal domain-containing protein, whose translation MKQRTGIAAGEYKRRRRQLMDMAGEDAILVLPAAAEKVRSLDTHYPFRQDSDFQYLSGFPEPEAVLVLIPGRRHGEAILFCRERDAEREAWDGSRAGQEGAVAQYGMDDAYPIDDLDDILPGLLEGRSRVYYHFGRDADFDLKLIGWVNRVRSQVRHGAQPPHEFLELGHLLHEQRLFKSGAEVALMHHAAQISVRAHLAAMKVAKAGIHEYELQAELERVFRANDAVPAYCSIVGAGRNGCILHYRDNNARSRDGELVLIDAGAEYRGYASDITRTFPVNGRFSAEQRALHDLVGDAQAAALAQAKPGVPYEAGHLAAVQTLTEGLLRLGLLKGTLEKNLSEGQYQRFYRHKTGHWIGLDVHDVGDYRLAGDSRLLEPGMAFTIEPGLYVGVDDTTVEPRWRGIGIRTEDDVLITDDGHRVLTEGLARSADEIEAVMAG comes from the coding sequence ATCAAGCAGCGCACCGGCATCGCGGCCGGCGAATACAAGCGTCGCCGCCGCCAGCTGATGGACATGGCCGGCGAGGACGCGATCCTCGTGCTGCCGGCCGCGGCCGAGAAGGTGCGCAGCCTCGATACCCATTACCCGTTCCGCCAGGATTCGGACTTCCAGTACCTGAGCGGCTTCCCGGAGCCGGAAGCAGTGCTGGTGCTGATCCCGGGGCGACGCCACGGCGAGGCCATCCTGTTCTGCCGCGAGCGCGATGCCGAGCGTGAGGCCTGGGACGGGAGCCGCGCCGGCCAGGAAGGCGCGGTGGCGCAGTACGGCATGGACGATGCGTACCCGATCGACGATCTGGACGACATCCTGCCGGGCCTGCTGGAAGGGCGTTCGCGCGTCTACTACCACTTCGGCCGTGACGCCGATTTCGACCTGAAGCTGATCGGCTGGGTCAACCGCGTGCGTTCGCAGGTGCGCCACGGTGCGCAGCCGCCGCATGAGTTCCTGGAGCTGGGCCACCTGCTGCACGAGCAGCGCCTGTTCAAGTCCGGCGCGGAAGTGGCGCTGATGCACCACGCCGCGCAGATCAGTGTGCGCGCACATCTGGCGGCGATGAAAGTGGCGAAGGCCGGCATCCACGAATACGAACTGCAGGCCGAACTGGAACGCGTGTTCCGCGCCAACGATGCCGTGCCGGCCTACTGCAGCATCGTCGGTGCGGGCCGCAACGGCTGCATCCTGCATTACCGCGACAATAACGCACGTTCGCGTGACGGCGAGCTGGTGCTGATCGATGCCGGCGCGGAATATCGCGGCTATGCCAGCGACATCACCCGCACCTTCCCGGTGAATGGCCGCTTCAGTGCCGAGCAGCGCGCGCTGCACGACCTGGTCGGCGATGCGCAGGCTGCGGCGCTGGCCCAGGCCAAGCCGGGCGTGCCGTACGAGGCCGGCCACCTGGCGGCGGTGCAGACCCTGACCGAGGGCCTGCTGCGGCTGGGCCTGCTGAAGGGCACGCTGGAAAAGAACCTGTCCGAAGGCCAGTACCAGCGTTTCTACCGGCACAAGACCGGGCACTGGATCGGGCTGGACGTGCACGATGTGGGCGATTACCGCCTGGCGGGCGATTCGCGCCTGCTGGAGCCGGGCATGGCGTTCACCATCGAGCCGGGGCTGTATGTCGGCGTGGACGATACGACGGTGGAACCGCGCTGGCGCGGTATCGGCATCCGTACCGAGGATGACGTGCTGATCACCGATGACGGCCATCGCGTGCTGACCGAAGGCCTGGCGCGCAGCGCCGACGAGATCGAAGCGGTAATGGCGGGGTAA
- a CDS encoding YecA family protein, translated as MTELPSVDDVTRASQELGLGATAAELHGALCGWLAAGGAPGNDWPARVLADDNLPPVAADSVLGQLLQATIKQLEDRDFAFELLLTDTDDVSAQADAMFSWTRSFLGGFGLGSGGRRPTLSEEGEEALTDMASLARASSEDFEAGGDDDDEALSEIEEFIRVAVLLLHGDVVLASRHRQRLN; from the coding sequence ATGACCGAACTTCCCTCCGTCGACGACGTTACCCGCGCCAGCCAGGAGCTGGGCCTGGGCGCCACCGCTGCCGAGCTGCACGGCGCGCTGTGTGGCTGGCTGGCCGCCGGCGGCGCCCCCGGCAATGACTGGCCGGCGCGCGTGCTGGCCGACGACAACCTGCCGCCGGTGGCCGCCGACAGCGTGCTGGGGCAGCTGCTGCAGGCCACCATCAAGCAGCTGGAAGACCGCGACTTCGCCTTCGAGCTGCTGCTGACCGACACTGACGACGTGTCCGCGCAGGCCGATGCCATGTTCAGCTGGACCCGTTCCTTCCTGGGCGGCTTCGGCCTGGGCAGCGGCGGCCGTCGCCCGACCCTGTCCGAAGAGGGCGAAGAAGCGCTGACCGACATGGCCAGCCTGGCCCGTGCCTCCAGCGAGGATTTCGAAGCCGGTGGAGATGATGACGACGAAGCCCTCTCGGAGATCGAGGAATTCATCCGCGTGGCGGTACTGCTGCTGCACGGTGACGTGGTGCTGGCCTCGCGCCATCGGCAGCGCCTGAACTGA
- a CDS encoding TIGR02449 family protein: MEPADPLAQLQDFAARVEALLERNQRLAEENRSLRHQQEQLVAERSTLLAKNEQARSRVEAMISRLKSLEQHT; the protein is encoded by the coding sequence ATGGAACCCGCCGACCCCCTTGCCCAGCTGCAGGACTTCGCCGCCCGCGTGGAAGCGTTGCTTGAACGCAACCAGCGCTTGGCCGAGGAGAACCGCAGCCTGCGCCACCAGCAGGAACAGCTGGTGGCCGAGCGTTCCACGCTGCTGGCCAAGAATGAGCAGGCGCGCTCGCGGGTGGAAGCAATGATCAGCCGGCTCAAATCCCTGGAGCAGCACACATGA
- a CDS encoding DUF1631 family protein, with translation MSAVFSITSADKARLAASDLPPRVRELLGALIGLCRQTLAAPLILTVEALEQTLLHDADRARNPMQQADLMAQRGQLHAFAGHFADRMLDAVAEALAGLREPSTTTAAHATPPPLPGMLGLSLVDEREVDRDLLLTEMVRRETLRSTNTLNLLGQRLGVLAAAPAFEADTLPLAPQALCAMVRRIAEQDTLGVEVQLALYRSFERQVLERLGDILDRANALLAQHGVLPGLVYTPYLARSSSTRRILTQSVGGGRATQPAKRTAAPLTGWNGSAPAGSWSNLVQDAFNDTGSAGPAAPGVTTSTSSALHELLQQARHATTVPADTAAVPSAAVDAVLARLQAQSSAATGVADLQAAVVAQLRSEHGATAELGSHDRDNLDLLRMLMQQVQQQQRPDPVPAALLARLQVPLARAAMADPGFFVRDEHPARELLNQIAEVGANWLGDDDVDPQLLQRMAQSVQGLLGQDARSPEAFATANEDVQQHQRAAAHRAELAERRHVEAARGKERLELARRQANAQIDQCCDAQEPPRFVQTLLRQAWADALTLTRLRHGDDSPQWQERLHQTERIAAVTAQAVDAPGGTDASLASDVESALVQVGYHAEEAAAVARRLATPGGEDESTSRTELSARLKARARLGEHAASGSGPASLAPRSSAEEAAYQQLGTLPFGSWFDIDNGDGSLRRQRLSWYSLLTGHALFVNPRGQKVADTDLDTLARQISAGRAQLVTEDKGRLVDRAWQASLGALRALAGGRSRETSV, from the coding sequence ATGTCAGCTGTCTTTTCCATTACCTCTGCCGACAAAGCCCGTCTGGCCGCCAGCGACCTGCCTCCGCGGGTGCGTGAGCTGCTGGGCGCGTTGATCGGCCTGTGCCGGCAAACGCTGGCCGCGCCGCTGATCCTGACCGTTGAAGCGCTGGAGCAGACGCTGCTGCACGACGCCGACCGCGCACGCAATCCGATGCAGCAGGCAGATCTGATGGCCCAGCGGGGCCAGCTGCATGCCTTCGCCGGCCATTTCGCCGACCGCATGCTCGATGCCGTGGCCGAAGCACTGGCGGGCCTGCGCGAGCCGTCCACCACCACCGCTGCCCATGCCACGCCGCCGCCCTTGCCGGGCATGCTGGGCCTGTCGCTGGTCGATGAGCGCGAGGTGGATCGCGACCTGCTGCTGACCGAGATGGTCCGGCGCGAGACCCTGCGCTCAACCAATACGTTGAACCTGCTGGGCCAGCGCCTGGGTGTGCTCGCAGCGGCGCCGGCGTTCGAGGCCGATACCCTGCCACTGGCACCGCAGGCCCTGTGCGCGATGGTGCGCCGGATCGCCGAACAGGACACCCTCGGCGTGGAGGTGCAGCTTGCGCTGTACCGCAGCTTCGAGCGGCAGGTACTGGAGCGCCTGGGTGACATCCTGGACCGCGCCAACGCGCTGCTGGCCCAGCACGGTGTGCTGCCGGGCCTGGTCTACACCCCCTACCTGGCACGCTCGTCGAGCACGCGGAGGATCCTCACCCAATCGGTGGGTGGCGGCCGCGCAACGCAGCCTGCCAAACGTACCGCCGCGCCATTGACCGGCTGGAACGGCTCCGCCCCCGCCGGTTCCTGGTCGAACCTGGTGCAGGATGCCTTCAACGATACAGGCAGCGCGGGTCCCGCCGCCCCTGGCGTGACCACGTCCACCAGCAGTGCGCTGCACGAACTGCTGCAGCAGGCCCGCCATGCCACGACGGTCCCTGCAGATACTGCGGCCGTGCCCAGCGCAGCGGTCGATGCGGTCCTTGCACGCCTGCAGGCCCAGTCCAGCGCGGCCACCGGTGTTGCCGACCTGCAGGCTGCCGTGGTCGCGCAGCTGCGCAGCGAGCACGGCGCTACTGCCGAGCTGGGCAGCCACGACCGTGACAATCTTGACCTGCTGCGCATGCTGATGCAGCAGGTACAGCAGCAGCAACGCCCCGATCCGGTGCCTGCCGCGCTGCTCGCCCGCCTGCAGGTGCCGCTGGCGCGCGCGGCGATGGCCGACCCCGGTTTCTTCGTGCGCGACGAACACCCCGCACGCGAACTGCTCAACCAGATTGCCGAAGTCGGCGCCAACTGGCTGGGTGACGATGATGTGGATCCGCAGCTGCTGCAGCGCATGGCGCAGAGCGTGCAGGGCCTGCTGGGCCAGGACGCGCGCTCGCCCGAGGCCTTCGCCACCGCCAACGAAGACGTGCAGCAGCACCAGCGCGCGGCGGCCCATCGCGCCGAATTGGCCGAGCGCCGCCACGTCGAGGCCGCACGCGGCAAGGAACGACTGGAACTGGCACGTCGCCAGGCCAATGCACAGATCGACCAGTGCTGTGACGCACAGGAGCCGCCGCGCTTCGTGCAGACCCTGCTGCGCCAGGCCTGGGCCGATGCACTCACCCTCACCCGCCTGCGCCACGGCGACGATTCACCGCAATGGCAGGAGCGCCTCCACCAGACCGAGCGCATCGCCGCGGTAACCGCGCAGGCCGTCGATGCCCCCGGCGGTACCGATGCCTCGCTGGCCAGCGATGTCGAGTCCGCGCTGGTGCAGGTCGGCTATCACGCCGAGGAAGCCGCCGCCGTTGCGCGCCGCCTGGCCACGCCCGGCGGCGAGGACGAAAGCACCTCGCGCACTGAACTCAGTGCACGGCTGAAGGCGCGTGCACGGCTGGGCGAACATGCCGCCAGCGGCAGCGGCCCCGCGTCGCTGGCACCGCGCAGCAGCGCCGAAGAGGCCGCCTACCAGCAGCTGGGCACCCTGCCCTTCGGCAGCTGGTTCGACATCGACAACGGCGATGGCAGCCTGCGCCGGCAGCGCCTGTCCTGGTACAGCCTGCTGACCGGCCACGCCCTGTTCGTCAATCCGCGCGGGCAGAAGGTCGCCGATACCGACCTCGACACGCTCGCCCGGCAGATCAGCGCCGGACGCGCGCAGCTGGTCACCGAAGACAAGGGCCGGCTGGTCGATCGCGCGTGGCAGGCCAGCCTCGGTGCGCTGCGCGCGCTGGCCGGCGGCCGTTCCAGGGAGACCTCCGTTTGA
- a CDS encoding PilZ domain-containing protein: protein MNTQPPQDTRRAPRRQVSDLVPVTDQMRESVVGRLGNVSETGMLMLASTPLREDALYQFRFPLPMGDGRHEAIDVGVHLLWSEPAHVPGQSWTGFRFLTLSREHRQLLRKWVGEDSDEGPVSTA from the coding sequence TTGAACACCCAACCACCGCAGGACACCCGCCGCGCACCGCGCCGCCAGGTTTCGGACCTGGTGCCGGTGACCGACCAGATGCGCGAAAGCGTGGTGGGCCGGCTCGGTAATGTCTCCGAGACCGGCATGCTGATGCTGGCCAGCACGCCGCTGCGCGAGGACGCGCTGTACCAGTTCCGCTTCCCGTTGCCGATGGGCGACGGCCGCCACGAGGCCATCGACGTGGGCGTGCACCTGCTGTGGAGCGAACCGGCGCATGTGCCGGGCCAGAGCTGGACCGGCTTCCGTTTTCTCACCCTGTCGCGCGAACATCGGCAGCTGCTGCGCAAGTGGGTGGGCGAAGACAGCGACGAGGGACCGGTTTCGACGGCCTGA
- a CDS encoding 5-formyltetrahydrofolate cyclo-ligase translates to MTDPRQALRHDLRQRRRDLSAGERIAAAESLADALLALPFAPREGAVAGYWALDGEIALHRWQLQLPEGLTYCLPVLAGDVLRFAPWRPGQPLTSNRYGIPEPDVAMEDTLEPAQMALVVTPLVGFDTQCRRLGMGGGWYDRSFAFRHDRPAPPWLVGAAFAVQQVESLPVASWDVPVDAICTEDGTLFPSAAPVNA, encoded by the coding sequence ATGACCGACCCGCGCCAGGCCCTGCGCCACGACCTGCGGCAACGCCGCCGTGACCTTTCCGCCGGTGAGCGTATCGCCGCCGCCGAATCGCTTGCCGATGCCCTGCTCGCCCTGCCGTTCGCCCCGCGCGAAGGCGCCGTGGCCGGCTACTGGGCGCTGGATGGCGAAATCGCCCTGCACCGCTGGCAGCTGCAGCTGCCCGAAGGGCTCACCTACTGCCTGCCGGTACTGGCGGGTGACGTGCTGCGCTTCGCACCGTGGCGCCCCGGGCAGCCGCTGACCAGCAACCGCTATGGCATTCCCGAGCCGGACGTGGCGATGGAAGACACCCTGGAACCGGCGCAGATGGCGCTGGTAGTGACCCCGCTGGTGGGTTTCGACACACAGTGCCGGCGGCTGGGCATGGGGGGCGGCTGGTATGATCGCAGCTTCGCCTTCCGCCACGACCGGCCGGCGCCGCCCTGGCTGGTCGGTGCTGCATTCGCGGTGCAGCAGGTCGAGTCCTTGCCGGTGGCGTCGTGGGACGTGCCGGTGGATGCGATCTGCACCGAAGACGGCACCCTGTTCCCCTCCGCTGCCCCCGTGAACGCATGA
- a CDS encoding VOC family protein — protein MNRRLALTTLVVADYDEAIAWYTGKLGFALLEDIDQGHKRWVVVGPTDGSAAALLLARASDEEQRSRIGNQTGGRVAFFLNTDDFHRDHAAMLATGVEFLEAPREEPYATVAVFRDLYGNTWDLLEPRQ, from the coding sequence ATGAACCGGCGCCTTGCCCTGACCACCCTGGTGGTGGCCGACTATGACGAAGCCATTGCCTGGTACACCGGCAAGCTCGGCTTTGCACTGTTGGAGGACATCGACCAGGGCCACAAGCGCTGGGTGGTGGTGGGCCCGACCGACGGCAGCGCCGCCGCCCTGCTGCTGGCCCGTGCCAGCGACGAGGAACAGCGCAGCCGCATCGGCAACCAGACCGGTGGCCGCGTCGCCTTCTTCCTCAACACCGACGACTTCCACCGCGACCACGCGGCGATGCTGGCCACCGGCGTCGAGTTCCTGGAAGCGCCGCGCGAAGAGCCCTATGCAACGGTCGCGGTGTTCCGCGATCTGTATGGCAACACCTGGGACCTGCTGGAGCCCCGCCAATGA
- the rph gene encoding ribonuclease PH codes for MSDSRPSGRQPDQLRPVVIQRGFTRHAEGSVLVCFGETRVLCTASVENRVPGFLRGKGEGWVTAEYGMLPRATHTRSDREAARGKQGGRTLEIQRLIGRSLRACVDRNALGERTITLDCDVLQADGGTRTAAITGAYVALVDAVNVLMKRGDIKRNPILGAVAAVSVGVYRGTPVLDLDYAEDSDCDTDMNVVMNDGGGFIELQGTAEGHAFRRDELDALLGLAEKGVAELLAAQQAALSA; via the coding sequence ATGTCCGATTCCCGCCCCAGCGGCCGCCAGCCCGACCAGCTCCGCCCGGTCGTCATCCAACGCGGCTTCACCCGCCATGCCGAAGGTTCGGTGCTGGTGTGCTTCGGTGAAACCCGCGTGCTGTGCACCGCCAGCGTCGAGAACCGCGTGCCGGGCTTCCTGCGCGGCAAGGGCGAGGGCTGGGTGACCGCCGAATACGGCATGCTGCCGCGCGCCACCCACACCCGCAGCGACCGTGAAGCGGCCCGTGGCAAGCAGGGCGGCCGCACGCTGGAGATCCAGCGCCTGATCGGCCGCAGCCTGCGTGCCTGCGTGGACCGCAACGCGCTGGGCGAACGCACCATCACCCTCGACTGCGATGTGCTGCAGGCCGACGGTGGCACCCGCACCGCCGCCATCACCGGCGCCTACGTGGCCCTGGTCGATGCGGTGAACGTGCTGATGAAGCGCGGCGACATCAAGCGCAACCCGATCCTGGGCGCAGTGGCCGCGGTGTCGGTAGGCGTGTACCGCGGCACCCCGGTGCTGGACCTGGACTACGCCGAAGACAGCGACTGCGACACCGACATGAACGTGGTGATGAACGACGGTGGTGGCTTCATCGAGCTGCAGGGCACCGCCGAAGGGCACGCCTTCCGTCGCGATGAACTGGACGCGCTGCTGGGCCTGGCCGAGAAGGGCGTGGCCGAACTGCTGGCCGCGCAACAGGCGGCGCTGTCGGCATGA